A section of the Oscillospiraceae bacterium genome encodes:
- a CDS encoding RHS repeat-associated core domain-containing protein: MYDYDAFGVERNIASGDANPFRYCAEYYDKETGEIYLRARYYDPATGRMLSEDSILCITRQMPNKQRIVDPLSLNLYTYAHNNPIRYKDSSGRWIESVWDAFNIGLDVLDIGMDLYSGDYWSLLIDIPSLIGDGISIAVPLIPGGIGTLKAPLRTTKSIKTFDKIKDLIKTGTQLDWFAKKFLRREARDFLLKNSDDFAKAIAKGTKLDVHHIIPLEWAHVMGKGFDPNMLDNLAGVDPTIHKKINQLWNEFRNDWKEISPTIDDIYKKTKEINDKFGDYFVR; the protein is encoded by the coding sequence ATCTATGACTATGACGCCTTTGGCGTTGAGAGGAACATAGCGTCCGGCGATGCCAACCCGTTCAGATACTGCGCGGAGTATTACGATAAGGAGACCGGGGAGATATATCTCCGGGCGAGGTATTATGATCCTGCAACGGGTCGGATGTTGAGCGAGGATAGTATTCTTTGTATTACTCGCCAAATGCCCAATAAACAAAGAATTGTGGATCCGTTAAGCTTGAATTTATATACTTATGCACATAATAATCCTATAAGGTATAAAGATTCAAGCGGGCGCTGGATTGAATCGGTTTGGGATGCTTTTAATATAGGACTGGACGTCTTGGATATCGGCATGGACTTATATTCAGGAGATTATTGGAGCCTGCTGATAGACATTCCTTCACTGATTGGAGACGGTATATCCATTGCGGTTCCGCTTATTCCCGGCGGAATTGGCACATTAAAGGCACCTTTACGCACAACAAAATCAATAAAAACATTTGATAAAATTAAAGACCTTATAAAAACAGGTACACAACTAGATTGGTTTGCAAAAAAGTTTTTACGCCGTGAAGCACGCGATTTTTTGTTAAAAAATTCGGATGATTTTGCAAAAGCAATTGCAAAAGGAACAAAACTTGATGTTCATCATATCATACCGCTGGAATGGGCGCATGTGATGGGCAAAGGATTCGATCCTAATATGTTGGATAATCTTGCAGGCGTTGACCCGACGATACATAAAAAAATAAACCAACTGTGGAATGAATTCAGGAATGACTGGAAAGAAATATCTCCAACAATAGATGATATCTATAAAAAAACAAAAGAAATAAATGATAAGTTCGGAGATTATTTTGTCAGATAA